DNA sequence from the Corynebacterium freneyi genome:
CTGCGCCGCGAGAAGGACGACGTCACCGAGGTGTCCGCCGGCTACGAGTGCGGCATGGTGCTGTCGTATCCGGACATCCAGGTCGACGACATCATCGAGGCCTACGAGATGGTCGAGGTGCCGCGCGACTAGTTCGCCTCGCATCGCCGGTTTCCGGCGGGCACCGCTTTACGACGGCCGGCCCCCACGCCCGAATGGCGTGGGGGCCGGCTTCGTCGTGAAGCATGGAAGGGCGGGGCGGACGCCCACGATCCGGGCGAGCGGCTATTCTGGGAGGCCGGAGTTCCGGGCGTGATCACCTCGCGGCCCGGCATGAAGGACGGATCCGCCTTTCGTTGGCGGGTCGTCGAGAAAACAGTCCCCGACCAGAGGAGATGATCGAGATGGCCGATCCCGCACGCGCACGCCGCATGGCCAAGCGAATTCAGGAGGTCGTCGCCGCCGCGATCGAACGGGAGGTCAAGGACCGCCGCCTCGAGCTGGTGACCATCACCGACTGCCGCGTCACCGGCGACCTGCACGACGCGACGGTCTTCTACACCGTCCGTGGCCGCACCATCGACGAGGATCCTGACTGGGACGCCGCCGCCGAGTCGCTCAACCGCGCCCGCGGGCAGCTGCGCTCGATCGTCGGTCGGGCGCTGGGCGTGCGCTACACGCCGACGCTGGCGTTCGAGGTCGACACCGTCCCCGAGGTCAGCGCCCACATGGAGGAGCTGCTGGCCAAGACCCGCCAGCGCGACGCCGAGTTGGCGAAGCTGCGCGAGGGCGCCGCCCCCGCCGGCGAGTCCGACCCGTACCGCCACGCCGACGAGGCGGAGGCCTGACGTGGGGCCGGGGGAGCAGGCGGCGCATCAGCTGTCGCAGTCGATCAGCAGGCGCATGTCCGGTCCGATCCAGGACTCGATGGACATGCTCGCCGACGCGGAGTTCGTGGCCGTGGTGTGCCACAT
Encoded proteins:
- the rbfA gene encoding 30S ribosome-binding factor RbfA; amino-acid sequence: MADPARARRMAKRIQEVVAAAIEREVKDRRLELVTITDCRVTGDLHDATVFYTVRGRTIDEDPDWDAAAESLNRARGQLRSIVGRALGVRYTPTLAFEVDTVPEVSAHMEELLAKTRQRDAELAKLREGAAPAGESDPYRHADEAEA